A window from Fragaria vesca subsp. vesca linkage group LG5, FraVesHawaii_1.0, whole genome shotgun sequence encodes these proteins:
- the LOC101294766 gene encoding uncharacterized protein LOC101294766: protein MDPPPPPPNLYPPPPISAVPTTVEPVNNNIAPITYAAANPTHAPAPTFNHPPYAEMIYTAIAALKERDGSSRRAIAKYIEQVYPSLPPTHSALLTHHLKRLKNSGHLEMVKKSYKIPGPPRSDAAAPPPFPIDSPAPASAASPAQPRGRGRPPKPKPDHQQLMQQQLPQLIAPQQHQHILQQPIPIPQQPIPIPLPQQPISFPIPQQPISISYPQQPIPIPMPIPIPQMPIPIPQHPIVPPNFQSFPQPTLPQTFPEPIPQQQPNSLPMVVSPGPADVPKKRPGRPRKAPAALAIVQNNSPVVKRGRGRPPGSRMSKKRPGRPPKPKTSNGPNSVVPLPAPRPRGRPKKDKSAAASSGVAAGTGKPRGRPPLVPGVDRPKLSRSGRPVGRPKKDATLAITAAPDPNIAANAELKRKLEYFQSRVGQAVGVLKPFLNNESAVDAAAAIQELEGLATMDMSAPLIIATEQPALQS, encoded by the exons ATGGACCCACCTCCTCCTCCTCCCAATCTTTATCCACCGCCGCCCATCTCCGCCGTCCCAACCACCGTGGAACCTGTTAACAACAACATCGCCCCCATCACTTATGCAGCTGCCAACCCAACTCACGCTCCCGCCCCTACTTTCAACCACCCTCCTTATGCTGAG ATGATATACACAGCTATAGCAGCGTTGAAGGAGAGAGACGGGTCGAGCAGGAGAGCTATAGCTAAGTACATCGAGCAGGTCTACCCGAGCCTCCCACCTACTCACTCAGCCTTGTTGACTCACCATCTCAAGCGCCTCAAGAACTCAGGTCATCTTGAGATGGTCAAGAAGTCCTACAAGATCCCTGGTCCTCCCAGATCTGACGCTGCTGCTCCTCCTCCTTTTCCTATTGACTCTCCTGCTCCTGCCTCAGCTGCCTCTCCTGCACAGCCACGTGGCCGAGGCCGTCCTCCCAAGCCCAAGCCGGACCACCAGCAGCTGATGCAGCAACAGTTGCCACAGCTGATTGCTCCCCAACAACACCAGCACATTTTACAACAACCCATTCCCATTCCGCAACAGCCGATTCCAATTCCGCTTCCTCAGCAGCCAATTTCATTTCCGATTCCTCAGCAGCCAATTTCAATTTCATATCCTCAACAACCGATTCCGATTCCGATGCCCATTCCGATTCCGCAAATGCCGATTCCCATTCCCCAGCACCCCATTGTCCCGCCCAATTTCCAATCTTTTCCACAGCCCACACTGCCGCAGACCTTTCCGGAGCCCATTCCTCAGCAGCAGCCCAATTCTCTGCCCATGGTGGTTTCTCCGGGGCCGGCAGATGTGCCCAAGAAGCGACCTGGCCGGCCACGTAAAGCTCCGGCAGCCCTTGCGATCGTGCAGAATAATAGTCCGGTAGTGAAGAGGGGCAGGGGCCGTCCTCCGGGGTCTAGGATGTCAAAGAAGAGACCAGGACGTCCTCCCAAACCCAAGACG AGCAACGGGCCCAATTCAGTAGTGCCACTGCCTGCACCGAGGCCCAGAGGTCGGCCCAAGAAGGATAAGTCGGCTGCTGCGTCTTCTGGTGTGGCTGCGGGCACTGGTAAGCCGCGGGGCAGACCACCTCTGGTTCCGGGGGTGGACCGCCCCAAGTTAAGTAGGAGTGGAAGGCCTGTGGGCAGGCCCAAGAAG GATGCAACACTGGCAATAACTGCAGCACCTGATCCAAATATAGCTGCAAACGCAGAATTGAAGAGGAAACTGGAATACTTT CAATCAAGAGTGGGTCAAGCTGTTGGTGTGCTAAAACCTTTCTTGAATAATGAAAGCGCAGTTGATGCCGCTGCTGCAATCCAAGAATTAGAAGGACTAGCAACCATGGACATGAGTGCCCCGTTAATTATTGCAACTGAACAGCCAGCACTCCAAAGTTGA
- the LOC101309732 gene encoding (RS)-norcoclaurine 6-O-methyltransferase-like, with the protein MEAVNELDEATLRGQADVWKYMLGFADSMALKSAVELRIPDIINSHCQALSLSDIVSNIDSKSPSPDITCLSRIMRLLVRRNIFAAHHDDGDSGETLYGLTPSSRWLLQDSELTLAPMVLLQTDPILMAPMQYFSQCVKQGGTHAFSKAHGRDIWQFFSENLEANQLFNDAMACSANIIMKVILARCKGAFDDVTTLVDVGGGTGRAAAEIVKAYPSIKAINFDLPYVVATAPAYHGVSHVGGDMFDEGNIPNADAIFMKWIMHDWSDGDCIKILKNCRKAIPERSGKVIIVDAVLEPNGDGLFDDTGLVFDLLMITHSSGGKERSESEWKQMLEQAGFPRYNIINIPAVVSIIEAYPV; encoded by the exons ATGGAAGCAGTTAACGAATTGGATGAAGCAACTCTAAGAGGCCAAGCAGATGTATGGAAGTACATGCTCGGGTTTGCAGATTCCATGGCTTTGAAATCTGCTGTGGAGCTCCGTATACCAGATATCATAAACTCTCATTGCCAGGCATTGAGTCTCTCTGATATAGTCTCAAACATCGATTCTAAATCACCCTCGCCAGACATCACATGCCTCTCTCGCATCATGAGGTTGCTTGTCCGCCGGAACATCTTCGCTGCACATCACGACGATGGAGATTCCGGCGAAACCCTCTACGGGTTGACTCCTTCGTCTAGATGGCTCTTGCAAGACTCAGAGCTCACTCTCGCTCCGATGGTTCTCTTACAGACAGATCCCATTTTAATGGCTCCAATGCAATATTTCAGCCAATGCGTCAAGCAAGGTGGTACACACGCCTTCTCGAAGGCGCATGGCCGTGATATTTGGCAATTCTTCTCGGAAAACCTCGAGGCCAACCAATTGTTCAACGATGCCATGGCGTGCAGCGCTAACATAATAATGAAAGTGATACTCGCCAGATGTAAGGGTGCGTTTGATGACGTGACAACACTGGTGGATGTTGGTGGTGGGACGGGAAGGGCGGCGGCGGAGATCGTGAAGGCGTATCCCAGCATTAAGGCCATCAACTTTGATCTACCATATGTGGTTGCAACAGCGCCGGCGTACCATGGGGTGTCGCATGTTGGAGGTGACATGTTTGATGAGGGCAATATTCCAAACGCTGATGCAATTTTCATGAAG TGGATTATGCACGACTGGAGTGACGGCGATTGCATCAAGATATTGAAGAACTGCCGGAAGGCGATACCGGAGAGAAGTGGGAAGGTGATTATTGTGGACGCTGTTCTGGAGCCAAATGGTGATGGCTTGTTTGACGACACAGGATTAGTTTTTGATCTGCTGATGATTACTCATAGCTCAGGTGGAAAGGAGAGGAGTGAGAGTGAATGGAAGCAGATGTTGGAACAAGCAGGCTTCCCTCGCTACAATATCATCAATATTCCAGCAGTAGTGTCCATTATCGAGGCATACCCTGTGTGA